Proteins from one Vicugna pacos chromosome 25, VicPac4, whole genome shotgun sequence genomic window:
- the PUF60 gene encoding poly(U)-binding-splicing factor PUF60 isoform X6, whose product MENGQSTAAKLGLPPLTPEQQEALQKAKKYAMEQSIKSVLVKQTIAHQQQQLTNLQMAAVTMGFGDPLSPLQSMAAQRQRALAIMCRVYVGSIYYELGEDTIRQAFAPFGPIKSIDMSWDSVTMKHKGFAFVEYEVPEAAQLALEQMNSVMLGGRNIKVGRPSNIGQAQPIIDQLAEEARAFNRIYVASVHQDLSDDDIKSVFEAFGKIKSCTLARDPTTGKHKGYGFIEYEKAQSSQDAVSSMNLFDLGGQYLRVGKAVTPPMPLLTPATPGGLPPAAAVAAAAATAKITAQEAVAGAAVLGTLATPGLVSPALTLAQPLGALPQAVMAAQAPGVITGVTPARPPIPVTIPSVGVVNPILASPPTLGLLEPKKEKEEEELFPESERPEMLSEQEHMSISGSSARHMVMQKLLRKQESTVMVLRNMVDPKDIDDDLEGEVTEECGKFGAVNRVIIYQEKQGEEEDAEIIVKIFVEFSMASETHKAIQALNGRWFAGRKVVAEVYDQERFDNSDLSA is encoded by the exons ATGGAGAACGGGCAGAGCACAGCCGCCAAGCTGGGACTGCCTCCCCTGACGCCTGAGCAGCAGGAGGCCCTCCAGAAG GCTAAGAAGTATGCCATGGAGCAGAGCATCAAGAGCGTGCTGGTGAAGCAGACCATCgcacaccagcagcagcagctcacCAACCTGCAG ATGGCAGCAGTGACAATGGGCTTTGGAGATCCTCTCTCACCTTTGCAATCG ATGGCAGCTCAGCGACAGCGGGCACTGGCCATCATGTGCCGGGTCTACGTGGGCTCCATTTACTATGAGCTGGGGGAGGACACCATTCGCCAGGCCTTTGCCCCCTTTGGGCCCATTAAGAGCATTGACATGTCCTGGGACTCCGTCACCATGAAGCACAAG GGCTTTGCTTTCGTGGAGTACGAAGTCCCAGAAGCCGCACAGCTAGCCTTGGAGCAGATGAACTCTGTGATGCTGGGAGGCAGGAACATCAAG GTGGGCAGGCCCAGCAACATAGGGCAGGCCCAGCCCATCATAGACCAGTTGGCTGAGGAGGCACGAGCCTTCAACCGCATCTATGTGGCTTCTGTGCACCAGGACCTCTCAGACGATGATATCAAGAGTGTGTTTGAGGCCTTCGGCAAGATCAAATCTTGCACGCTGGCTCGAGACCCCACGACTGGCAAGCACAAGGGCTATGGCTTCATTG AATATGAGAAGGCCCAGTCATCCCAGGATGCCGTGTCTTCCATGAACCTTTTTGACCTGGGTGGACAGTACTTGCGGGTGGGCAAGGCTGTCACACCCCCCATGCCCCTGCTTACACCTGCTACACCTGGAGGCCTCCCACCTGCTGCTGCTGTGGCCGCAGCTGCAGCCACAGCCAAGATTACGGCTCAG GAAGCAGTGGCTGGAGCAGCAGTACTGGGTACCCTAGCCACACCTGGACTGGTGTCCCCTGCACTGACTTTGGCCCAGCCTCTGGGGGCTTTGCCCCAGGCTGTCATGGCTGCCCAGGCCCCTGGAGTCATCACAG GTGTGACCCCAGCCCGGCCTCCCATTCCGGTCACCATTCCTTCTGTGGGAGTGGTGAACCCCATCCTGGCCAGCCCACCGACACTCGGCCTCCTGGAgcccaagaaagagaaggaggaggaagagctgtTTCCTGAGTCAGAGAGGCCGGAGATGCTGAGTGAGCAGGAACACATGAGCATCTCAGGCAGCAGTGCCCGCCACATGGTGATGCAGAAGCTCCTCCGCAAGCAGGAG TCCACAGTGATGGTTCTGCGCAACATGGTGGACCCCAAGGACATCGATGACGACCTGGAGGGGGAGGTGACTGAGGAATGTGGCAAGTTTGGTGCTGTCAACCGTGTCATCATCTACCAGGAGAAGCAGGGCGAGGAGGAGGACGCGGAGATCATTGTCAAGATTTTTGTGGAGTTTTCCATGGCTTCTGAGACTCACAAGGCCATCCAGGCTCTCAATGGGCGCTGGTTTGCTGGCCGCAAGGTGGTGGCGGAAGTGTATGACCAGGAGCGTTTTGATAACAGTGACCTCTCTGCGTGA